cgtgcagcctcctggacgtaaccagcacgcgaacagtgtctgtgtcctgcgcccctcccctcatcctgatgcgcgccatcatcctcctcctccacatcctcctcttccccacccccctcgtttgcgttacctccggtgccgtcgggtcctccctccgactcctccaccaggtcatctcccctctgcatggcaatgttgtgcagcgcacagcagaccacaaccatgcgaccgaccctgtcgggccggtactgcagggcccctccgaagcggtccaggcatctgaatcgcatcttcagcaggccgaagcaccgctccaccacaccccaggttgctgcatgtgcctcattgtataggctctccgcgttggtctgaggcctccgtattggcgtcatcagccatgacctcaacggatagcgctTGTCGccgagcaaccagcccctcagccgggggggacatccatcgaacattgcggggatgaatgactgtgccagaatgtaggcgtcatgcacactcccggggtactttgcacacacgtgcatgatcttcatgtgggggtcgcacaccacctgaatgttcatggagtacgcgccctttctgttcatgaacacttccctgttgtctgcaggtgggtgcatggggacgtgcacaccatcgatgacaccctggaccatcggtatcccggccaccttggcgaatccacgtgcccgtgcttcctgctgtgctcggtcctcggggaattttatgtacctgtccgcgatggagtacaaagcgtcggtgacggccctgatgcacctgtggaccgatgcctgtgatattccGGAGAGgtgcccgctcggcgcctggaaggaaccggtcgcataaaagtttagggccaccgtcaccttgacggagactggtaacgcatgtcctccaccagttccaagtggtgcgaggtgcgccaagaggtggcatatatgtgcgaccgtctccctgctgaaccgtagtctcctcctgcatgtgatgtccggtagggcctcgaacgacattctgacacggtacaccctcggccttgctggacgcctgtggcgccctggcaccaccatcagtggatcctcctgttcctcctcctcctccccaagcacttcctctgcattcctcgccgtcagggggtcaatgttcccctcggcatctccctgtacattcgggtcgtgagcgcctgcggcctgcgcggcgacgatgggccactccacggccatcccctctgctgcagcagcaactgcTGCATCTGTAGCCACTGTGGGCCGtttgactctacgctgccggatggcaaactccagagctgcagctccaaccacggcagtgaacatcgctgtctggttggcatacatggtgatctgcaggagggtggagggggcagagaaacaacatgttacatgaaggttcttccacacctcgccagccgggttgcatgggatacctgtgtgccccggtgggatggtcgccCTGCAGatactttacgcaaagagtagtgaggccgtggaatgccctacctgctacagtggtgaactcgccaacattgagggcatttaaaagtttattggataaacatatggatgataatggcatagtgtaggttggatggcttttgtttcggtgcaacatcgtgggccgaagggcctgtactgcgctgtattgttctatgttctatacgcacccagcctaacatctggtcactgtctgcgtccaacggtcagttcacaccatactcctcaccagtgtgccagtcgcctgtgcccatcagccacacggcaacctgcggccgtggccccgtcaccgtcctgccatatcagggcggctgacatgtgacatccgcgg
This portion of the Scyliorhinus torazame isolate Kashiwa2021f chromosome 5, sScyTor2.1, whole genome shotgun sequence genome encodes:
- the LOC140422422 gene encoding putative nuclease HARBI1, coding for MYANQTAMFTAVVGAAALEFAIRQRRVKRPTVATDAAVAAAAEGMAVEWPIVAAQAAGAHDPNVQGDAEGNIDPLTARNAEEVLGEEEEEQEDPLMVVPGRHRRPARPRVYRVRMSFEALPDITCRRRLRFSRETVAHICHLLAHLAPLGTGGGHALPVSVKVTVALNFYATGSFQAPSGHLSGISQASVHRCIRAVTDALYSIADRYIKFPEDRAQQEARARGFAKVAGIPMVQGVIDGVHVPMHPPADNREVFMNRKGAYSMNIQVVCDPHMKIMHVCAKYPGSVHDAYILAQSFIPAMFDGCPPRLRGWLLGDKRYPLRSWLMTPIRRPQTNAESLYNEAHAATWGVVERCFGLLKMRFRCLDRFGGALQYRPDRVGRMVVVCCALHNIAMQRGDDLVEESEGGPDGTGGNANEGGGEEEDVEEEDDGAHQDEGRGAGHRHCSRAGYVQEAARQHRRGQRARDVLVATRFTHCGGGIR